A stretch of DNA from Candidatus Latescibacter sp.:
AAAACCGGATTCGTCAGAGGTTTCCCATTCTGTCCCATTTCCTGGATCATCCCCATGTTCCCTGAATATCTGAAATCCACAAAGGGATTACTCGATATACGATCGCCTGTATGAATATTATCATAAGCCCAGATATAGTATGTATAAGTATCGGCGGGAACCACTGCGCCGCCTTTACCTTTTCCGTTCCAGATGAATTCGTTTTTCCCTACAGCGAGAGAGGTCAATGGAGATACATACATACAGGTATCTATTTTGTTCATATAATGCCATCCGAGAAATCCATTCTGAACTTTGTTTATCGACTTGGCTTTGTCTTTCGTATATACAAGGAAATACATGGCTGCGGGAACTCCGCTCACCGTTATGGGGATGGATAATGATTTGCCGTCGAAACTGTATCTGATCTTGCCGGGAGCGGACAACCGGAGCAATGTCGGTTGAAATGGCGCTGCGAAAAGAGTTGAAATCGTTACCATGAAGGCAACCGCGAAGAAGAATGCTTTTTTCATTTGCTTACTCCAATCAGAAAATGGGTTTTACTCTTTCAGGTTATCCTGTTTGTTCAGCAAAGGTACAGGCAGGGGTAATAAGGCATTGATGGGGCAGTATCTCAAAGATTGTAGCATATTTCAATTCTTCTTGAATAAAAATATATAACATTATTTTGTCTTGTCAATCAATAAGTTTTTTATTGCTCCGGTGATTAATTATAAGATTGCATTGTTGTAAATAGTTGCCGAAACAAGTTCGGCATGACGTCGTACAATTTAACTGTTTAACCATAGGAACAATAACTTAATAAAGGGACCGCGGAAGGGACAAAATGCTCATCCGCTTTTTTAATTATTTGGAGGATTTGTTCTCTCGGAAAAAATTATGATTCACTTTAAATTCCTCTTGACATGCGTTTCAACGCACTATATGTTATGTATATATAACATTGAATTACTTATATCTAACACAAAGAATTGAGAATACACATCTGTCAGATATTCTCCGAAACGTAGTATCCTCATGAAAGGAGCGGAAGCAATGCGGAAGAGAATGACTGTTCTCCTTGCAATCGGAATCATCTGCATTATTTCGGGGGGTGTAATGATAGGGCTTCACGTTGGCCCGAAAATCATTCCCATCACTCTGTTTTCAATCGGCGGGGCGTTTATCGCTATATACTTTGCTACCAGAGGCGGCACCCTCATTCTTGATGAAATGGTGAAACGGGTTGACGCTTTGAGTGGAAATTATTCATTCATCGCCTCCCTGTTTTTTATCTTCGCCCTCAGTATTATCAATTATTTCTACCCCTTGCCGTTGAGCATTGACGGATTATTGCTGACCATGATGCTCTTCATGTCACTCTCGTACATTTTTATCCGACTCTATCTCCTGAAACGGGGCAAGGCGGAATGAAAACGCGCATAAAGGAATTCCGCGCCCGTCACGACCTCACCCAGGCGCAGCTCGCTGAAATGCTCGGCGTCCGTAGGGAGACCATATCTTTCATCGAGCAGGGGAAATACAATCCATCGTTGAAGCTGGCTCACCGGATTGCCAGGGCTCTAAAATCATCCCTCGATGAGATTTACATCTTCGATGATGAGGATAATACAACCGATATAGAGAAGGTATAACCTTGAATGATATACCGGGTATAAGAATCGGTCGGGGAACTTCGTGCTTGACTTTTTGACCAATTTTAGTGTATATGATATATACGGAGAACATAGAAAACTGTGGCGAACAGACTGTATAGTTCCGGGAACCTGTGGTTTCCGATACACAAGAAACTTCGACGTTCGGATTAAAGGTTTCCCGTTTGAGTACATTTAGTTGTATACCTTTTATATGTTATGTTCAGATAGAAAAGTGACCCATAAGGAGAATGAACTATGCAAAACCTGACTCGCATTACCTTTGACCCGAACGTGATGGGGGGCAAACCTTGTATTCGTGGATTGCGTGTCACTGTCGGAACGATTGTCGGATTGGTGGCCGCCGGATATTCCACTGCGGATATTCTTAAAGCCTATCCCTATCTCGAAGAGGAAGATATTCGTGAGGCCCTCACTTACGCGGCCTGGCGAACAGAAGAAATCGAACTGCCTCTGGTCAAACCATGAAACTTCTGATTGATATGAATCTTTCTCCAGACTGGGTTGAAGTATTCCAGCAGCAGGGATGGCAATCCCTGCATTGGTCAACGGTGGGTGATCTTCGCGCGCCGGATAAGGATATCATAGAATGGGCACGCGCCAATGGCTATATCTTGTTCACTCATGACCTTGATTTTGGGACTATTTTGGCTACGACTCGTGCACAAGGGCCGAGTGTGATACAGGTTCGCGCTCAGGATATTTTGCCGCAGAGTATGGGGTCTAGACTGGTGCAGATAGTGCAGTCCTATCAATCGGTGCTTGAGAGCGGAGTACTGATCACGGTAGACGAAAACAGATCACGGATACGGATTCTGCCATTCAAATGAAATTTGATCGCGAAAACCTCCGAGGTGTTGAAAATGAAACCATGGTTTGGCCGTATGATGCCCTTTCAAATTCGCGGTGACGAGATTTTTTCACGGGAGGATTCCATGAACGGCTCTAACGACAAACAATCAAAAATACAAATGCGCAGACGGATCGGTTCCGGTGGTGGGGCAGGGCTCAATTGTCTATCATAAATTTCCAGAGAACTTATCCATTGAGCAACGATTATGAAAGCATTAAGAAACGTGCAATTCAAGTACTGGACAAATATCTGAGATATCCAGATCTAATAAAGTTCAACGATGTAGATAGAAGTGTCACTTTTGCCACAGAGAGACTGATCCCTACCACCTCCACAAATAGACCACGTGTCATGCTTCTGTTCTCAAACCCTCATCCACACTCAGTTCATCAAGGCATGTTCCTTTCGCCGAATACCAAAGGGCGGGAGAGCCTTTTCTGGTCTGCAATGAGAGATGGTGGTTGGCTATCTATCGCAGAAGAAAATCTTAATCCGAAGGAACTTGCAGGCATTTGTCTCGAA
This window harbors:
- a CDS encoding DUF5615 family PIN-like protein, translated to MKLLIDMNLSPDWVEVFQQQGWQSLHWSTVGDLRAPDKDIIEWARANGYILFTHDLDFGTILATTRAQGPSVIQVRAQDILPQSMGSRLVQIVQSYQSVLESGVLITVDENRSRIRILPFK
- a CDS encoding helix-turn-helix transcriptional regulator; the encoded protein is MKTRIKEFRARHDLTQAQLAEMLGVRRETISFIEQGKYNPSLKLAHRIARALKSSLDEIYIFDDEDNTTDIEKV
- a CDS encoding DUF433 domain-containing protein; amino-acid sequence: MQNLTRITFDPNVMGGKPCIRGLRVTVGTIVGLVAAGYSTADILKAYPYLEEEDIREALTYAAWRTEEIELPLVKP